The following proteins are co-located in the Maridesulfovibrio sp. genome:
- a CDS encoding NTP transferase domain-containing protein: MSGNTDRLNLSAAILAGGEGRRMGRTDKSCLEISGEKLVSRIIRSLEGLFAETFVITRTPENHPDLDVRLVCDLFESRSSLTGIHSALYHSRTDHVFITACDSPFLNRELISELLSRVEPDDDVVIPIHPDGFYEPLCAVYSKRCLPFIEQNLKKNIFQIIRFFPQVKVKTVDTDLLAKKDQDLTTFININTPDELSRVREDLNNPTDRSGSGQNSFPNSIPRSAALKLIRKSIALPKCKYVPVTDCSGLVAAETLQSGISLPEHDRSAMDGFAVPSACTSAASTNLPVEVGFSGEIRPSCPVPDKCEGQAVRVLTGGIIPEGTDAVIPFENVQVGECSISISTPVRKGDFIRNTGSDIMKDETIVNSGTVISPCDAALLAYAGIRSVPIYPMPKVAVLAVGNELCDPAQKTQCGLIPADNLILMKSLCCRYGIHDVHIAPCANSPEAISEAVQANRDCGLIVTTGGTGPGNRDFVFNSIRQAGGRPIFKGLAMHPAKSVFAFSMDNSIVIGLPGPPNAVNLAFHTIINPVINMLQAKAETSATTPAITTDALKGGRDREKLRPCRIFEDNGKIFADPLLDKSLSPRKVMSLCNGIIILPADCGELPPQSIVQVIRL; the protein is encoded by the coding sequence ATGAGCGGAAATACAGATAGATTAAACTTGAGCGCAGCCATTCTAGCCGGTGGCGAGGGACGACGCATGGGCAGGACGGATAAATCCTGCCTTGAAATTTCCGGAGAGAAACTGGTCAGCAGGATCATCCGCAGTCTTGAAGGTCTTTTTGCGGAAACATTTGTCATTACCCGCACCCCGGAAAACCACCCGGACCTTGATGTACGGTTGGTTTGCGATCTGTTTGAATCGCGCAGTTCACTGACTGGGATACACTCCGCCCTCTATCATTCCCGCACTGATCATGTGTTCATCACCGCCTGTGATTCCCCTTTCCTTAACCGGGAACTTATCAGCGAGCTGCTAAGCCGGGTTGAACCGGATGACGATGTGGTTATTCCCATACACCCGGACGGATTCTACGAGCCTCTCTGCGCTGTTTATTCAAAACGCTGCCTGCCCTTCATCGAGCAAAACCTTAAAAAGAATATCTTTCAGATCATCCGCTTTTTTCCGCAGGTAAAGGTAAAGACCGTGGACACGGATTTGCTGGCAAAAAAAGATCAGGACCTGACAACTTTCATTAACATTAATACGCCGGACGAATTAAGCCGGGTCCGCGAAGACCTGAACAATCCTACAGATCGATCCGGGAGCGGACAAAACTCTTTTCCTAACTCCATTCCGCGCAGTGCGGCGCTTAAGCTTATCCGTAAAAGCATTGCCCTGCCAAAATGCAAATACGTTCCGGTAACGGACTGTTCTGGGCTGGTTGCTGCAGAAACCCTGCAATCAGGCATATCCCTGCCTGAGCATGACCGCTCGGCCATGGACGGATTTGCCGTACCCAGCGCGTGTACTTCTGCTGCGTCGACGAATCTCCCGGTTGAGGTGGGCTTTTCCGGGGAAATTCGCCCGTCCTGCCCGGTACCGGACAAATGCGAAGGACAGGCAGTTCGTGTGCTGACCGGAGGGATCATACCCGAAGGCACCGACGCGGTCATACCCTTTGAAAACGTACAGGTTGGCGAATGTTCCATCAGCATCAGTACCCCGGTGCGCAAGGGAGATTTCATCCGCAATACCGGATCGGACATCATGAAGGATGAGACTATCGTCAATTCAGGGACTGTTATTTCGCCCTGTGATGCCGCTCTGCTGGCTTATGCCGGTATCCGCTCCGTTCCGATCTATCCAATGCCCAAAGTCGCTGTACTGGCTGTCGGCAATGAGCTGTGCGATCCGGCGCAGAAAACTCAATGCGGGCTGATCCCTGCTGACAACCTCATTCTCATGAAATCTCTATGCTGCCGCTACGGAATCCATGACGTGCACATTGCACCTTGCGCCAATTCTCCGGAAGCAATATCCGAAGCTGTGCAGGCTAACAGAGATTGCGGACTGATCGTCACAACCGGCGGAACCGGCCCCGGCAACCGCGACTTTGTATTCAATTCCATCCGGCAGGCTGGAGGGAGACCAATTTTCAAAGGTTTGGCCATGCACCCTGCCAAATCAGTTTTTGCGTTCAGCATGGACAACTCAATTGTCATCGGGCTGCCCGGCCCGCCCAATGCAGTGAATCTGGCCTTCCACACCATCATCAATCCGGTAATCAACATGCTGCAGGCAAAAGCGGAAACTTCCGCCACGACCCCGGCAATTACTACCGATGCGCTGAAAGGTGGACGTGACCGGGAAAAACTGCGCCCCTGCCGTATTTTTGAAGATAACGGCAAAATATTCGCTGACCCCCTGCTTGATAAGTCCCTTTCTCCACGCAAGGTTATGAGCCTGTGTAACGGCATAATTATTCTTCCCGCAGACTGCGGAGAACTTCCTCCCCAAAGCATAGTCCAAGTAATCCGGCTCTAG